Proteins encoded within one genomic window of Halorussus salilacus:
- a CDS encoding DUF1028 domain-containing protein, which translates to MQPRPSTFSIAARDPETGAVGVAVQSKFVGVGAVVPFVSADAGAIATQSFANVAYGPDGLDLLREGKSAEEVVRELVGADPEAESRQVGVVGQDGSVAAFTGEECFEYAGDLQGEEYTVQGNILENRDTLEAMAEAFEGTEGGLPERLIAALYAGNEAGGDKRGEQSAALYVAKEGGGYDGKNDRWIDVRVDDHESPIDELERVFKVYDVTLLEREEPAELTELSGETAEAVTATLADLGFYGGEPTGEFGEAERDALEDFRGMNNFENHELPVLEDALARGWDDAEDEGEEKMVDAIWHGLSRLERK; encoded by the coding sequence ATGCAGCCACGACCATCCACCTTCTCGATAGCCGCCCGCGACCCCGAGACGGGCGCGGTCGGCGTGGCGGTCCAGTCGAAGTTCGTCGGCGTCGGCGCAGTCGTCCCCTTCGTCAGCGCCGACGCGGGCGCGATAGCCACCCAGAGCTTCGCGAACGTCGCCTACGGCCCCGACGGCCTCGACCTCCTCCGGGAGGGGAAGTCGGCCGAGGAGGTCGTCCGGGAACTCGTCGGGGCAGACCCCGAGGCCGAGAGCCGACAGGTCGGCGTCGTCGGGCAGGACGGCTCGGTCGCGGCGTTCACCGGCGAGGAGTGCTTCGAGTACGCGGGCGACCTGCAGGGCGAGGAGTACACCGTGCAGGGCAACATCCTCGAAAATCGGGACACCTTGGAGGCGATGGCCGAGGCCTTCGAAGGAACGGAGGGCGGCCTCCCCGAGCGCCTCATCGCCGCGCTGTACGCTGGCAACGAGGCGGGCGGCGACAAGCGCGGCGAGCAGAGCGCCGCGCTCTACGTGGCCAAGGAGGGCGGTGGCTACGACGGCAAGAACGACCGCTGGATAGACGTGCGCGTGGACGACCACGAGTCGCCAATCGACGAACTCGAACGCGTGTTCAAGGTGTACGACGTGACCCTGCTCGAACGCGAGGAGCCCGCCGAGCTGACCGAGCTATCCGGCGAGACCGCCGAGGCCGTGACCGCCACGCTCGCCGACCTCGGTTTCTACGGGGGAGAACCGACCGGGGAGTTCGGCGAGGCCGAGCGCGACGCGCTGGAGGACTTCCGCGGGATGAACAACTTCGAGAACCACGAGCTTCCGGTGCTGGAGGACGCGCTCGCCCGCGGGTGGGACGACGCTGAGGACGAGGGCGAGGAGAAGATGGTCGATGCGATTTGGCACGGCCTGTCGCGGTTGGAGCGGAAGTAA